A stretch of Primulina tabacum isolate GXHZ01 chromosome 13, ASM2559414v2, whole genome shotgun sequence DNA encodes these proteins:
- the LOC142522250 gene encoding LOW QUALITY PROTEIN: RNA demethylase ALKBH10B (The sequence of the model RefSeq protein was modified relative to this genomic sequence to represent the inferred CDS: deleted 1 base in 1 codon), which produces MEMQSGAVVVPEKIPWYNHHQHQMDEKEGFLMWLRGEFAAANAIIDALCYHMQSVGEPGEYDGVMGCIQQRRCNWNAVLHMQQYFSVADVIYALQQAGWRRQQKVVGFEGGGRKEYRRGGRGYRGGAEAHGFGGEVNGKAWSVNEKSKVYANGKVMEEEGLVEVKSEEDDNEELDEKSEVENTQGAVVQVEDKREVSSNVDEAGVLQKLPEKHNLRISSKTFVATEIFDGESMNVVDGMKLFENLFDISETSKLTSLVNDLRAAGRRGKLRGQTFVISKRPMKGHGREMIQLGVPIADAPREDEATAGTSTDHKAEPIPALLHDVIERLLNVQAFSVKPDSCVIDIFNEGDYSQPRIWPQWVGRPVCLLFLTICEMTFGKVIAMDHPGDYRGALKLSLSPGSILVMEGSSADFCRHAISSTRNQRILVTLTKSQTNKYPSGEVHRFPSPLTHSSYWVPPLSRSPSHIHLVAGKHLGSIPTAVVPRTATGHPRLPLPNGVQPVFVPVPIAQAVAFPAPVVLPPTAAGWSTAPPRHPPPRLLAPGTGVFLPPQGSGNASNPPSSTPATENMTMEAPSLSDKALGQSNGTSTSAEVDNQSSKQECNGSIDGMRGETVIEKQEQDQNLISAKSTASV; this is translated from the exons ATGGAAATGCAATCAGGGGCAGTGGTTGTGCCGGAGAAAATCCCGTGGTACAACCACCATCAGCATCAGATGGATGAGAAGGAAGGCTTCTTGATGTGGCTGAGGGGCGAATTTGCTGCTGCGAATGCGATTATAGACGCGCTCTGCTACCATATGCAGTCGGTGGGGGAGCCGGGGGAGTACGATGGTGTGATGGGGTGCATTCAGCAGAGGAGGTGTAACTGGAACGCGGTTCTGCATATGCAGCAGTATTTCTCTGTGGCCGACGTGATTTACGCGTTGCAGCAGGCA GGGTGGAGGCGGCAGCAGAAAGTGGTGGGGTTTGAAGGGGGTGGGAGGAAGGAGTATAGAAGAGGAGGGAGGGGGTATAGAGGAGGTGCCGAGGCTCATGGTTTTGGAGGCGAGGTAAATGGGAAGGCTTGGAGTGTAAACGAGAAGAGTAAAGTGTACGCGAATGGGAAAGTTATGGAGGAAGAGGGTTTGGTGGAAGTGAAGAGTGAAGAGGACGATAACGAAG AACTGGATGAAAAATCTGAAGTGGAAAACACCCAGGGAGCTGTTGTTCAAGTGGAAGACAAGAGAGAAG TGTCTAGCAATGTGGATGAAGCTGGAGTACTTCAGAAACTGCCGGAGAAACATAATCTTAGAATCAGTTCGAAAACTTTTGTTGCTACTGAGATATTTGATGGTGAATCG ATGAATGTAGTTGATGGAATGAAGCTTTTTGAAAACCTGTTCGACATATCAGAAACTTCAAAACTCACCTCCTTGGTTAATGATTTGAGAGCAGCTGGGAGGAGGGGAAAGTTGCGAG GTCAAACTTTTGTCATCTCAAAGAGACCCATGAAGGGACATGGAAGAGAAATGATCCAGTTAGGTGTTCCAATTGCAGATGCACCTCGTGAGGACGAAGCTACTGCTGGAACCTCTACAG atCACAAAGCAGAGCCGATTCCTGCCTTGCTGCATGATGTTATTGAACGGTTGCTAAATGTACAAGCTTTCAGTGTAAAGCCAGACTCATGTGTCATCGATATATTTAACGAG GGTGATTACTCACAGCCTCGTATCTGGCCACAGTGGGTTGGACGGCCTGTATGTTTACTGTTTTTGACCATTTGTGAGATGACTTTTGGTAAGGTAATAGCTATGGATCATCCTGGGGATTATCGAGGTGCTCTAAAACTCTCCCTTTCTCCTGG ATCCATTCTTGTCATGGAAGGAAGCTCCGCTGATTTTTGCAGACACGCCATATCTTCCACGCGGAATCAGCGAATACTTGTTACGCTTACAAAATCACAAACGAACAAGTATCCTTCTGGAGAAGTTCATCGTTTTCCTTCTCCACTGACGCATTCCTCATATTGGGTCCCACCACTTAGCAGATCACCGAGTCACATACATCTGGTGGCGGGAAAACATCTTGGCTCCATTCCAACTGCTGTGGTGCCACGTACTGCAACTGGTCATCCTCGTTTGCCCCTGCCAAATGGCGTCCAGCCTGTATTTGTTCCAGTCCCTATTGCTCAAGCCGTAGCATTTCCTGCTCCAGTTGTTCTACCGCCTACTGCTGCTGGATGGTCTACAGCTCCTCCCAGGCATCCTCCACCTCGTTTGCTGGCCCCTGGCACAGGTGTCTTTCTTCCTCCGCAGGGTTCTGGTAATGCATCAAATCCACCCTCATCTACCCCAGCAACTGAAAATATGACCATGGAGGCACCATCTTTGTCAGATAAGGCTTTGGGCCAATCAAATGGTACAAGCACCTCTGCAGAAGTGGACAATCAATCTTCAAAGCAGGAATGCAATGGAAGCATAGATGGAATGAGAGGGGAGACGGTAATTGAGAAGCAAGAGCAGGATCAAAATCTCATTTCAGCTAAATCAACTGCATCAGTTTAG